A genomic stretch from Methanomassiliicoccales archaeon includes:
- a CDS encoding P-loop NTPase, with product MKQIAIYGKGGIGKSTISANVAAALGERGLNTWYIGCDPKADGSMTLLGGRKIETFLERLRSSTNENCPAYVEGFNGIKCIETGGPIAGVGCAGRGIIVAVQELYKRYFTNDIDVIIYDVPGDVVCGGFAAPLREKFANEVYIVTSGEYLSLYAANNIVRGLENLKVNLGGLICNSREIRNEERIVSEFAKMIGSHMIGFIPRDPIVRECENRGKTVIEGAPQSSQADAYRRLADAILKNNNLGIPKPIDPEEIRVLLRENE from the coding sequence ATGAAACAGATCGCCATCTACGGCAAAGGTGGCATCGGAAAATCGACGATATCGGCGAATGTCGCTGCCGCGCTCGGTGAAAGAGGACTCAACACTTGGTACATCGGATGCGATCCGAAAGCTGATGGAAGCATGACACTGCTCGGCGGTCGCAAGATTGAAACTTTTTTGGAAAGACTGAGATCGTCGACCAATGAAAATTGCCCGGCCTACGTTGAGGGCTTCAACGGTATCAAATGCATCGAGACGGGCGGCCCAATCGCTGGTGTGGGATGTGCTGGTCGTGGGATCATCGTCGCGGTGCAGGAACTTTACAAGCGCTATTTCACGAATGATATCGATGTCATCATCTACGATGTCCCCGGTGACGTTGTCTGCGGTGGTTTTGCCGCACCGCTTCGCGAGAAATTTGCAAACGAGGTCTACATTGTCACAAGCGGTGAATACCTTTCCCTCTACGCGGCAAACAATATTGTCAGAGGGCTTGAGAATCTAAAGGTCAATCTCGGCGGTCTGATTTGTAATTCAAGAGAAATAAGAAATGAAGAAAGAATTGTAAGCGAATTCGCAAAAATGATCGGAAGTCACATGATCGGCTTTATTCCGCGAGATCCTATCGTGAGGGAATGTGAAAACAGGGGAAAGACAGTCATCGAAGGCGCACCACAGAGTTCTCAGGCCGATGCTTATCGCAGACTGGCGGATGCGATATTGAAAAATAACAACCTAGGAATACCGAAACCGATCGATCCGGAGGAAATCCGGGTTTTGCTGAGGGAGAATGAATAA
- the cfbD gene encoding Ni-sirohydrochlorin a,c-diamide reductive cyclase catalytic subunit gives MIDVLHPRPSPIIAAMYTLRDLDVDVIVMHGPPGCGFTASRLLEEAGVTVVTTGMQESDLIFGAEQRLVEVLKKVDEEFSPKLVGVVGTCASMIIGENLDAAIKKAGIRSTVLPIDIHACAGPNTVGAIKVLEVAANKGIIPKEEFERQKEMLMRATALERERGMTSKPYLKPHRGATKLNVAKRIIDYLSQNKRVAVVLNAKKETAYRFADVMRAVEYARRKVGGYAIYVANTDPNIGLPRIRRYSMDILRDLKEAGVGIDYLSGGLDEYPVAGEKAAKYLENKEIDLRVLCGLPHAIPDLKVEDILVTDQPRELRNFIDSGFTLAVGEISTHSMLMGARGIVHSELGDTIRELVDGVQT, from the coding sequence ATGATCGATGTGCTTCATCCGAGACCAAGTCCGATTATCGCCGCAATGTACACACTCAGGGATCTCGACGTCGACGTGATCGTCATGCATGGACCCCCTGGCTGCGGTTTTACCGCATCTCGATTGCTCGAGGAAGCTGGTGTCACCGTTGTGACGACGGGCATGCAGGAAAGCGATCTGATATTCGGCGCCGAGCAACGGCTTGTGGAAGTCCTTAAGAAAGTGGATGAGGAGTTCTCGCCAAAGCTCGTTGGCGTCGTCGGAACCTGCGCGAGTATGATCATCGGCGAGAACCTCGATGCGGCGATCAAAAAGGCGGGAATTCGCTCGACCGTTCTCCCAATCGATATCCATGCGTGCGCTGGGCCTAATACCGTGGGAGCGATCAAGGTTCTTGAAGTAGCGGCAAACAAGGGGATCATCCCAAAAGAGGAATTTGAACGCCAGAAGGAAATGCTCATGCGTGCAACCGCGTTGGAAAGGGAGAGGGGGATGACGAGTAAACCTTACCTTAAGCCTCACCGCGGTGCAACGAAGCTGAATGTCGCAAAGAGGATTATTGATTACTTGTCTCAAAACAAAAGAGTCGCGGTTGTCCTCAACGCAAAAAAGGAGACGGCGTATAGATTCGCCGATGTGATGCGCGCGGTTGAATATGCGAGAAGAAAGGTTGGAGGATATGCGATTTACGTGGCAAATACAGATCCAAACATCGGTCTGCCCCGCATCAGAAGGTATTCAATGGACATTCTCAGAGATTTGAAGGAAGCAGGCGTTGGGATTGATTATTTGAGCGGCGGACTTGATGAATACCCTGTTGCAGGGGAGAAAGCGGCGAAATATCTCGAAAATAAAGAGATAGACCTCCGGGTCCTATGTGGCTTACCGCACGCGATTCCAGATCTCAAGGTGGAAGACATTCTCGTGACCGATCAGCCGAGGGAGCTGAGGAATTTCATTGACTCGGGTTTCACCCTCGCGGTCGGCGAAATCTCGACGCACTCGATGCTCATGGGGGCTAGAGGGATTGTCCACAGCGAGCTCGGGGACACGATCAGGGAGCTCGTTGATGGGGTGCAAACATGA
- the cfbE gene encoding coenzyme F430 synthase, which produces MKVLVMDATHGGLTIALEYRRKGAEVTLVDCYRTGGKDLERKATNAGIHLENRAPAEFFDLVVAPIHCPDRFLEGARWRRKITTHRAVGELCSFDARIIEVTGTKGKTSTAHLIADLLRAKGNRVLLLSSGGIVLYNGDKKKIIKEEVSIAPTSILEIARMEVEFDVGVFEVSLGGTGLADIGVITTIGDNYLIAKGTRRAFDGKVQMACTVKKTLVVREDEKNLWVPHVGKDVKILTFGNGGDVDAKIGQPLRLGEMAGMKIILKKGDCASVDLPGNFVAPAYLLAFSAAAAVAIDLGYGVNEIAKSFEAFEGVPGRGEIRKENDLWVIRDRNPGVSAASVRFLIECLKNYYQLKRIGVIIEPVSKRVCEKLDLGELEKVIIDHRDCVSDACLLGDFEGGMLHGDVFRVIENIAEVNGNSEAILWCTKEGFR; this is translated from the coding sequence GTGAAAGTCCTCGTAATGGACGCGACCCACGGTGGCTTAACCATTGCGTTGGAGTACCGGCGAAAGGGTGCTGAGGTCACGCTGGTTGATTGCTACAGAACTGGCGGGAAGGATCTTGAAAGGAAAGCTACCAATGCCGGTATTCATTTGGAGAATAGAGCACCAGCGGAGTTTTTCGACCTTGTGGTCGCGCCCATCCACTGTCCGGATCGATTCCTCGAGGGGGCAAGGTGGAGAAGGAAGATCACGACGCACAGGGCTGTGGGAGAGCTTTGTTCCTTCGATGCAAGAATTATTGAGGTGACTGGCACAAAGGGGAAAACTTCGACGGCTCACCTGATCGCCGATCTTCTCCGTGCCAAAGGAAATCGCGTCCTGCTATTAAGTAGCGGCGGAATCGTACTGTATAATGGCGATAAGAAGAAGATCATCAAAGAAGAGGTGAGCATCGCCCCCACCTCCATTTTAGAAATTGCGAGAATGGAAGTCGAGTTCGACGTCGGCGTTTTCGAAGTCTCTTTAGGCGGGACTGGACTCGCGGACATCGGTGTCATTACGACGATTGGTGACAACTATTTGATTGCAAAAGGAACGAGGAGAGCATTTGACGGAAAGGTGCAGATGGCTTGTACGGTGAAAAAGACGCTTGTCGTCCGGGAAGATGAAAAAAACCTCTGGGTTCCACATGTGGGAAAGGACGTCAAGATTTTAACATTCGGAAATGGCGGGGATGTCGATGCAAAAATCGGTCAGCCGTTGCGTCTCGGAGAGATGGCTGGAATGAAAATCATTTTAAAAAAAGGAGATTGCGCATCGGTCGATCTCCCTGGAAATTTTGTCGCACCAGCTTATCTACTAGCTTTTTCGGCTGCTGCTGCGGTCGCCATTGACCTTGGTTATGGTGTCAACGAGATCGCGAAATCTTTCGAAGCCTTCGAAGGCGTGCCTGGTAGGGGGGAAATCAGAAAGGAAAATGACTTATGGGTTATTCGTGACAGAAATCCTGGAGTCAGTGCCGCATCCGTGCGCTTTCTTATCGAATGTTTGAAGAATTATTATCAGTTAAAAAGAATTGGTGTCATCATCGAACCAGTTTCCAAAAGAGTCTGCGAGAAACTCGATCTGGGGGAACTTGAAAAAGTTATTATCGATCATCGGGATTGTGTCAGCGATGCGTGCCTGCTTGGCGATTTCGAAGGGGGCATGTTGCATGGGGATGTGTTCCGCGTGATCGAGAATATCGCCGAAGTCAACGGAAATTCCGAGGCGATTCTCTGGTGCACCAAGGAGGGTTTCAGATGA
- the cfbA gene encoding sirohydrochlorin nickelochelatase → MRSESDFMGKKGILLVGHGSKLDYNKKVVSHFAEKLGERFREFSVTVGFMNINKPTIKEGLNQLVTEGVDTVFVVPCFLAHGIHTRDDITSELGIPQGSKGGVVDVDGKKIAIKYCEPIGLDDRIVDILEERVKERLGKE, encoded by the coding sequence GTGAGAAGTGAGAGTGACTTTATGGGCAAGAAAGGGATACTCCTCGTAGGACACGGAAGCAAGCTTGATTATAACAAGAAGGTCGTTAGTCATTTTGCGGAGAAACTCGGAGAACGATTCAGGGAATTTTCAGTCACCGTCGGATTCATGAACATCAACAAACCGACGATTAAAGAAGGATTGAATCAATTGGTCACAGAGGGCGTTGACACGGTCTTTGTTGTTCCCTGTTTCCTCGCGCACGGGATTCACACAAGGGACGATATCACATCGGAGCTTGGCATCCCGCAGGGAAGCAAAGGGGGAGTTGTGGACGTCGATGGAAAGAAAATCGCCATCAAGTATTGTGAACCGATTGGACTCGATGATCGGATCGTCGATATTCTCGAGGAGCGAGTAAAAGAAAGGCTTGGGAAGGAATAG
- a CDS encoding bifunctional precorrin-2 dehydrogenase/sirohydrochlorin ferrochelatase: MMPMLPLMIDLTGKKVVVFGGGDVGLRKARYFAREAEVVVVSRDISVDLKDKGLRFVREDVRASFEQWIAWADYVIAATDDFSLNDMICTCAISMGKQFNRADGVGSFLIPSVIDRGNFVVAISTLGRSPAVSKALKEELDRLIDENWSLMVTLQEELRKEIKDKISDQRLREAVLRSVVQDKEILAMLGNDYQLAKKRALEKVNRGN, translated from the coding sequence GTGATGCCGATGCTTCCTCTCATGATCGATCTCACTGGGAAAAAGGTTGTGGTCTTCGGTGGGGGTGACGTTGGACTTCGCAAGGCGAGGTACTTTGCCAGGGAGGCTGAGGTCGTCGTAGTCAGTCGTGACATTTCTGTGGATCTAAAAGATAAGGGTCTAAGATTTGTAAGGGAAGACGTTCGAGCTTCTTTTGAACAATGGATCGCATGGGCGGATTATGTGATCGCAGCGACTGATGATTTCTCCCTGAACGATATGATTTGCACCTGTGCTATTTCTATGGGTAAGCAGTTCAACAGGGCGGACGGCGTTGGCTCTTTCTTGATACCCTCTGTCATCGATCGGGGCAATTTTGTTGTTGCAATTTCCACCCTTGGTCGAAGTCCAGCTGTTTCAAAGGCTCTGAAGGAAGAGCTCGATAGGCTCATTGATGAGAACTGGTCACTGATGGTGACCTTGCAGGAAGAATTGAGAAAAGAAATTAAAGATAAAATCTCCGATCAAAGGTTGAGAGAAGCGGTTTTGCGATCGGTTGTCCAGGATAAGGAGATTCTCGCGATGCTCGGTAATGACTATCAATTGGCAAAGAAGCGTGCCCTCGAGAAAGTGAACAGAGGTAATTGA
- a CDS encoding glutamyl-tRNA reductase, whose amino-acid sequence MIISVHVTHKSADMKALELIGRHDEKALLHHLRRIQGVKECAVLRTCNRVELYAVTDEPSTTRNGMEAMISRFIPFDHDQNLVQFRSDLESIRHLLRVSSGLESMIVGEDQIQFQVKRAYELAESEGCIGPILSLIFRKAISVGKKVRTETKVNKGAVSIGSAAVDLAERLLGSLEGKTILVIGAGEMATLIAKHLIGKKPNAIFVSNRTYDRAVELAWYLGGQAIRLDSLYDYLHKCDIVLVATSSPHVILDRARVEKAIAKKGEGEKLIIIDVSFPRNVADDVRSLKNVEMHDIDGLRDIAQENIMKRKREVLEAERIIAEELLLLEKKLEEMGASEVIKALRQKFEAIKEVEIRKAINRLNHSPEDIETIVTDFANALANRFLADPTEMLKLASREKRVEILKAARELFRLEENKNVS is encoded by the coding sequence ATGATCATCAGCGTGCATGTAACGCACAAATCCGCCGATATGAAGGCTCTTGAACTCATCGGGCGGCATGATGAGAAAGCGCTGTTGCACCATCTCCGTCGAATCCAGGGAGTGAAAGAATGCGCCGTACTTCGCACATGCAACCGTGTCGAGCTTTATGCCGTAACGGATGAACCGAGTACGACGAGGAACGGAATGGAGGCGATGATCAGCAGGTTCATTCCCTTCGATCACGATCAAAATCTTGTTCAATTTCGTTCCGATCTTGAATCAATCAGACATCTGCTGAGAGTTTCAAGCGGTCTTGAATCGATGATCGTCGGCGAAGATCAGATTCAATTTCAGGTGAAGCGCGCATATGAACTCGCGGAGAGCGAAGGGTGTATCGGCCCCATTCTCTCCCTCATCTTCAGAAAGGCGATCAGCGTCGGGAAAAAAGTTCGCACGGAGACGAAGGTCAACAAAGGTGCGGTTTCGATCGGATCGGCTGCAGTCGATCTCGCGGAACGCCTCCTTGGCAGTCTCGAAGGTAAGACAATTCTCGTCATCGGTGCGGGAGAAATGGCGACACTGATCGCGAAGCATCTGATCGGAAAGAAACCGAACGCGATCTTCGTTTCAAATCGCACATATGACAGAGCTGTCGAACTCGCCTGGTACCTCGGTGGTCAGGCGATCCGTCTCGACAGCCTTTACGACTACCTGCACAAATGCGATATCGTTCTCGTTGCGACTTCGTCGCCTCACGTGATCCTCGATCGCGCACGAGTGGAGAAAGCGATCGCCAAAAAGGGCGAGGGGGAGAAGCTCATCATTATCGATGTCTCGTTCCCAAGAAATGTCGCTGATGATGTCCGGTCGCTGAAAAACGTTGAGATGCACGACATCGACGGTCTCAGGGATATTGCACAGGAAAACATTATGAAGAGAAAAAGGGAGGTTCTCGAGGCTGAAAGAATCATCGCTGAAGAGCTTTTGTTGCTGGAAAAGAAACTTGAGGAAATGGGGGCATCAGAAGTCATTAAGGCGCTCCGTCAGAAGTTCGAGGCGATTAAGGAAGTGGAGATCCGAAAGGCAATTAATCGACTTAATCACAGCCCAGAAGACATCGAAACGATCGTGACGGATTTTGCAAATGCCCTTGCGAATCGGTTCCTGGCCGATCCGACAGAGATGCTCAAATTGGCGTCCCGGGAGAAGAGGGTGGAAATTCTTAAGGCTGCGCGCGAATTGTTCAGATTGGAGGAGAACAAAAATGTTTCCTGA
- the hemB gene encoding porphobilinogen synthase, whose product MFPDTRLRRLRLNPQIREMVRETRLSVKNFIYPMFFNENLTKPKPITSMPGVNAYPVKMAGEQAAEAYELGIPAVMVFGIPKHKDEEGSGAWAKDGVAQKAIQNIKKASDVVVVADLCLCEYTSHGHCGKVRNGEILNDETLDLYAKTAVSQAEAGADMIAPSGMMDGMVASIRTALDDAGFKNIPIMSYSAKYASGFYGPFREAAESAPKFGDRRSHQMDPPNAREALREMELDLAEGADILMVKPALAYLDVIREARIMFNVPIAAYNVSGEYSMIMAAAEKGWLDKDRIMMEVLTAIKRAGADIILTYFAKDVAKKLKE is encoded by the coding sequence ATGTTTCCTGATACGAGATTGAGGCGTCTGCGGTTAAATCCGCAGATTAGGGAGATGGTGAGAGAAACGCGACTATCCGTTAAGAACTTCATTTATCCGATGTTCTTCAACGAAAACCTCACGAAGCCAAAACCGATCACCTCGATGCCAGGGGTGAATGCATATCCCGTCAAAATGGCGGGGGAACAGGCAGCTGAAGCATACGAACTCGGTATTCCGGCAGTCATGGTTTTCGGGATACCGAAACATAAGGACGAAGAAGGTAGTGGCGCGTGGGCAAAGGATGGCGTTGCGCAGAAAGCGATCCAGAATATTAAGAAAGCAAGTGACGTTGTTGTCGTTGCCGATCTGTGTCTTTGCGAATACACATCACATGGGCACTGCGGAAAGGTCAGAAATGGCGAGATCCTCAACGACGAAACACTCGACCTTTACGCGAAGACGGCCGTCAGCCAGGCAGAGGCAGGCGCCGACATGATCGCGCCGAGCGGAATGATGGACGGCATGGTTGCATCAATCAGAACCGCACTGGATGATGCTGGATTCAAGAACATTCCGATCATGTCGTATAGCGCGAAGTACGCGTCAGGATTTTACGGACCCTTCAGGGAGGCGGCTGAATCAGCGCCCAAGTTCGGTGACAGGCGATCGCACCAAATGGATCCTCCCAACGCGCGTGAAGCTCTCAGAGAAATGGAGTTGGATCTTGCGGAGGGCGCGGATATTCTGATGGTCAAGCCAGCACTCGCATATCTGGATGTGATCAGGGAGGCGAGAATCATGTTCAATGTGCCGATCGCGGCGTATAATGTGAGTGGCGAGTATTCGATGATTATGGCGGCCGCCGAAAAGGGGTGGCTCGATAAAGATAGAATCATGATGGAAGTTCTCACCGCGATCAAGAGGGCAGGTGCTGATATCATATTGACCTATTTCGCGAAGGATGTCGCGAAAAAACTGAAGGAGTGA